The proteins below are encoded in one region of Balaenoptera acutorostrata chromosome 11, mBalAcu1.1, whole genome shotgun sequence:
- the LOC103015307 gene encoding ferritin light chain-like: MHRWASYTYLSLGFYFDQEDVALEGASLGEALRGRKNAKPALRLHPLAGCAETISKTQDAMEADILMEKNMNQALLDLHTLGSVHTDPHLCDFLESHSLDEQMKLIKKMGDT, from the coding sequence ATGCATCGGTGGGCCTCCTACACCTACCTCTCCCTGGGCTTCTATTTCGATCAAGAGGATGTAGCTCTGGAGGGTGCTAGCCTGGGAGAAGCACTGCGAGGGCGCAAAAATGCAAAACCAGCCCTGCGGCTGCATCCTCTTGCAGGATGCGCAGAAACCATCTCAAAAACCCAGGATGCTATGGAAGCTGACATTCtcatggagaagaatatgaacCAGGCCCTTTTGGATCTGCATACCCTGGGTTCTGTCCACACAGACCCCCACCTCTGTGACTTCCTGGAGAGCCACAGCCTAGATGAGCAGATGAAACTCATCAAGAAGATGGGTGACACCTGA